One segment of Rhodothermales bacterium DNA contains the following:
- a CDS encoding FtsX-like permease family protein: MFSLEHAIATWRQTLSRRKEFLPEDLDELEQHVRDEVTARVATGAATETAYRETMARMGDHGEVEDAYRRVYWGKLNRRGLVATTILSELFMIRNYLLLAFRNLARYPGYTFINIAGLAVGIACCLLILLFVQDERSYDRFHERSEDIVRVTLGIPDRDENLDVTPTIVAPLFKRTFAEVEDATRIYNISRFRSTIIRNGDTAWEEKRFVYADSTVFNVLTFPFIQGDPRTALVRPGTLVLTESAALKYFGSVAEAMGGRLVIGTDAEFEVTGILENVPANSHIQFDVMASFASTWWANQEMWGSANFQTYLLLHDRDGLANVRRQTEEMLTAVRAEMGVGPGFGLGFERLEDIYLVHMGRARYVRMFTGLALLILFIACVNYVNLATARSARRSREVGMRKVLGADRAQIMRQFFGESALVAGIALLLGIGLAVLALPVFSDLANKSLSFNTLNTARSWLSVAGLMALVTAAAGLYPALVLSSFEPVRVLKGGRTTTGGNALFRKVLVVFQFGITVFLLVATTVVFKQLQFVQNTDVGYDREQVVAIPLSETSARRAIPALRSALMENVAVQSVSAVNAIPGRMMGGYRFATPATVSDDDTPMTFASPVDPHVVETLGLELLSGDGFREVPDISVRPDSGRYQYVINEQLMREAGWTPETAIGQRMTVSGSTRMGDVVGVVRDFNFLDLRTEIRPQALFIEPEYNVLLIKLSTSDLQGTLAFVQRSWSELTGGSPWSYTFLDDAFSQMYDSERRLAGIFSSAALLAVLIACLGLIGLASFTTEQRTKEIGVRKVLGATASQIVVLLNRDMTLWVLVGAVLALPAAWWAMDAWLGDFAYRTELSWWIFAGAAAVAALMAWLTVSWQSFRAANTDPVTAIRFDQ, translated from the coding sequence GTGTTTTCCCTCGAACATGCCATAGCCACCTGGCGGCAGACGCTTTCCCGGCGGAAAGAGTTCTTGCCGGAGGATCTGGACGAGCTGGAACAGCACGTCCGCGACGAGGTGACGGCGCGGGTCGCGACAGGCGCCGCGACGGAAACCGCCTACCGGGAGACCATGGCGCGGATGGGCGATCACGGGGAAGTGGAGGATGCGTACCGACGTGTGTACTGGGGCAAGCTGAACAGGCGCGGCCTCGTAGCAACCACCATTCTGTCGGAGCTCTTCATGATCAGGAACTACCTTCTTCTCGCCTTCCGGAATCTGGCCCGCTACCCCGGGTATACGTTCATCAATATCGCGGGCTTGGCCGTGGGCATTGCCTGCTGCCTGCTCATCCTGCTGTTCGTGCAGGACGAACGCTCGTACGACCGATTCCATGAACGTTCCGAAGACATCGTCCGGGTCACCCTGGGGATTCCGGACCGGGACGAGAACCTGGACGTCACACCGACCATTGTCGCTCCGCTGTTCAAGCGGACCTTCGCCGAAGTGGAAGATGCGACGCGCATCTACAACATCTCGCGTTTCCGCAGTACCATCATCCGGAACGGAGACACGGCATGGGAAGAGAAGCGATTCGTCTATGCCGATTCCACGGTATTCAACGTCCTGACCTTCCCGTTCATCCAGGGAGATCCGCGGACCGCCCTCGTCCGGCCCGGTACGCTCGTACTCACGGAGTCGGCTGCCTTGAAGTACTTCGGCAGTGTCGCGGAAGCCATGGGAGGACGTCTGGTGATCGGTACCGACGCGGAGTTCGAGGTCACCGGGATCCTTGAGAACGTCCCGGCGAACTCACACATCCAGTTCGATGTCATGGCCTCCTTCGCATCCACCTGGTGGGCCAACCAGGAAATGTGGGGGTCTGCCAATTTCCAGACCTACCTGCTGCTGCACGATCGGGACGGGCTCGCGAATGTCCGGCGTCAGACCGAGGAGATGCTGACGGCCGTCCGCGCAGAAATGGGCGTCGGCCCGGGCTTCGGGCTCGGGTTCGAGCGGTTGGAGGATATCTATCTGGTCCACATGGGCCGTGCGCGGTATGTCCGGATGTTCACGGGTCTCGCGCTCCTCATCCTGTTCATTGCGTGCGTCAACTACGTGAACCTGGCCACGGCGCGGTCGGCCCGGCGGTCGCGCGAAGTGGGCATGCGGAAGGTCCTCGGGGCCGACCGCGCCCAGATCATGCGGCAGTTCTTCGGAGAATCGGCGCTGGTGGCTGGAATTGCCCTCCTCCTTGGCATCGGACTGGCCGTACTGGCCCTTCCGGTGTTCTCCGATCTGGCAAACAAATCGCTCTCGTTCAACACGCTGAATACGGCCCGGAGTTGGCTTTCGGTCGCCGGTCTGATGGCACTCGTGACGGCGGCAGCCGGATTGTATCCCGCGCTGGTCCTGTCTTCCTTCGAACCGGTACGGGTCCTGAAGGGCGGCCGGACCACCACCGGCGGCAATGCGCTGTTCCGGAAGGTCCTTGTGGTGTTCCAGTTCGGGATCACGGTATTTCTGCTGGTCGCGACGACGGTGGTGTTCAAGCAGCTCCAGTTCGTGCAGAATACCGATGTCGGATACGACCGTGAGCAGGTGGTGGCCATCCCCCTTTCCGAGACGTCTGCACGACGGGCCATCCCGGCATTGCGATCCGCCCTCATGGAGAACGTGGCCGTCCAGTCCGTGTCGGCCGTGAACGCCATTCCCGGACGCATGATGGGCGGATACCGGTTCGCCACGCCGGCGACGGTCAGTGATGACGACACGCCCATGACGTTCGCCTCGCCGGTCGACCCCCACGTGGTGGAAACGCTGGGCCTGGAACTGCTCAGCGGAGACGGCTTCCGGGAAGTACCCGACATTTCCGTCCGCCCCGACAGCGGACGCTACCAGTATGTCATCAATGAACAGCTCATGCGTGAAGCCGGCTGGACGCCGGAAACCGCCATCGGCCAGCGGATGACCGTGTCCGGAAGTACACGGATGGGGGATGTCGTCGGCGTGGTCCGCGACTTCAATTTCCTGGATCTGCGCACGGAAATCCGTCCGCAAGCCCTGTTCATCGAGCCTGAATACAACGTGTTGCTGATCAAACTGTCGACCAGTGACCTTCAAGGGACGCTCGCGTTCGTCCAACGCTCGTGGTCGGAACTGACGGGCGGAAGCCCCTGGTCCTACACGTTCCTGGACGATGCGTTTTCGCAGATGTACGATTCGGAACGCCGTCTGGCAGGCATCTTCTCGTCTGCGGCCCTCCTGGCTGTCCTCATTGCCTGCCTGGGCCTGATCGGTCTCGCCTCCTTCACGACGGAGCAGCGCACCAAGGAAATCGGGGTGCGGAAGGTCCTGGGCGCGACGGCCAGCCAGATCGTGGTCCTGTTGAACAGGGACATGACCCTGTGGGTGCTGGTCGGTGCCGTGCTGGCGCTTCCGGCGGCCTGGTGGGCCATGGATGCGTGGCTGGGCGACTTCGCGTACCGGACGGAGCTGTCCTGGTGGATATTCGCCGGAGCCGCGGCGGTTGCTGCGCTCATGGCGTGGCTGACCGTGAGCTGGCAGTCGTTCCGTGCCGCCAACACCGACCCGGTGACCGCCATACGATTCGATCAATAG
- a CDS encoding ABC transporter ATP-binding protein: MSTEDSHTSSTRSFDSVRQLWHVLRPYKSKVIGLSLLISASASLGTVSPQFVRYAFDTVVPSGQVQPFLWLAAAYAVFYLVKTLVGYASMYLSFAFTQSIISDIRMRAYERMLRLPVVRFAEERSGSLVSRVVSDVNALEGMIQAGSTRLAGQLFSILVVLAIVLVMDWRLALINLLVTPVLAVITRHYQEPLRIMARHIRSRVGEMTAVASEVIGNIQVVKSFSAERMETDRFGAENSAYVEHNLDRRKDVGWMEGLIGITAEYGIGAILLIGGWMVVQGSLTVGELTAFLMYQRMLQQPVLSVMFFNNQLQAGMAALERVSDLLDSEPESGGDDQAMPAGELEFRNVTFWYPGTEEPALRNLDFTVPRDRTVALVGPSGSGKSTVTRLIGRFYDPQEGQVLFAGTDVRELSLDSLRATVAIVPQEPTLFSGTVRDNIKYARPDATDAEVEDAARVANAHGFIAALPKGYDTEIGERGVKLSGGQKQRVAIARAVIKQAGVLILDEATASLDSESEAVIQDALDGIFNRKTPLTTIVIAHRLSTIQNAHIIYCMDRGRVVEAGTHTELMEQHGLYARLHDLQFGDAVGPDSVG; this comes from the coding sequence ATGTCGACAGAAGACTCCCATACGTCATCTACCCGCTCGTTCGACAGCGTCCGGCAGCTGTGGCATGTCCTGCGGCCCTACAAGTCCAAGGTCATTGGCCTGTCGTTGCTCATCAGTGCGTCGGCTTCGTTGGGAACGGTGAGTCCGCAGTTCGTCCGGTATGCGTTCGATACGGTCGTGCCGTCCGGGCAAGTGCAGCCCTTCCTGTGGCTTGCGGCCGCCTATGCCGTTTTCTACCTGGTCAAGACGCTGGTCGGATACGCCTCGATGTACCTCAGCTTCGCATTCACGCAGAGCATTATCAGTGACATCCGGATGCGGGCCTACGAGCGGATGCTCCGCCTCCCGGTGGTCCGATTCGCAGAGGAGCGTTCCGGATCGCTGGTTTCCCGTGTGGTGAGCGATGTGAACGCGCTGGAGGGCATGATCCAGGCCGGATCGACCCGCCTGGCCGGTCAGTTGTTCTCCATCCTGGTGGTGCTGGCCATCGTGCTGGTCATGGACTGGCGGTTGGCCCTCATCAACTTGCTGGTGACGCCGGTACTGGCTGTCATTACACGCCACTACCAGGAACCGCTCCGGATCATGGCCCGGCACATCCGGAGCCGGGTCGGGGAAATGACCGCCGTCGCCAGCGAGGTCATCGGGAATATCCAGGTGGTGAAGTCGTTCTCCGCCGAACGCATGGAAACCGACCGTTTCGGTGCGGAGAACAGCGCGTATGTGGAGCACAACCTGGACCGGCGGAAGGATGTGGGCTGGATGGAAGGTCTCATCGGGATCACCGCCGAGTACGGCATTGGCGCCATCCTGCTGATTGGTGGCTGGATGGTGGTCCAGGGATCCCTCACCGTCGGCGAGTTGACGGCATTCCTGATGTACCAGCGTATGCTGCAGCAGCCCGTCCTGTCCGTCATGTTCTTCAACAATCAGCTGCAGGCCGGCATGGCCGCGCTCGAACGGGTGTCGGACTTGCTCGATTCGGAGCCGGAGTCAGGTGGCGATGACCAGGCTATGCCTGCGGGCGAACTGGAATTCCGGAACGTCACTTTCTGGTATCCGGGAACGGAGGAACCGGCGCTCCGGAACCTGGACTTCACGGTCCCGCGCGACCGGACCGTGGCCCTCGTCGGGCCGTCGGGCTCCGGAAAGAGCACCGTGACGCGGCTCATAGGCCGATTCTATGATCCGCAGGAGGGCCAGGTCCTGTTTGCCGGCACGGATGTTCGCGAACTCTCGCTCGACAGCCTCCGGGCCACGGTGGCCATTGTGCCGCAGGAGCCCACCCTGTTCAGCGGGACCGTCCGGGACAACATCAAGTATGCCCGACCGGACGCCACGGATGCAGAGGTCGAGGACGCGGCCAGGGTGGCCAACGCCCATGGATTCATTGCGGCGCTTCCCAAGGGATACGACACGGAGATCGGCGAGCGGGGCGTGAAGCTGTCCGGTGGGCAGAAACAACGCGTGGCCATTGCGCGGGCCGTCATCAAGCAGGCGGGCGTGCTCATCCTGGACGAGGCGACGGCCAGCCTGGACAGCGAATCGGAAGCCGTCATCCAGGATGCGCTGGACGGCATATTCAACCGGAAGACCCCGCTGACCACGATCGTGATCGCGCACCGGCTGTCGACCATCCAGAATGCCCACATCATCTATTGCATGGACCGCGGGCGTGTGGTCGAGGCGGGTACGCATACGGAACTCATGGAGCAGCATGGACTCTACGCACGTCTGCACGATCTGCAGTTCGGCGACGCAGTGGGCCCTGATTCCGTAGGGTAA
- the infA gene encoding translation initiation factor IF-1, which produces MAKQEPIKQEGVVTEALPNTQFRVELDNGHVILGILSGKMRKFFIKILPGDRVDVELSPYDLTKGRIVYRYKG; this is translated from the coding sequence ATGGCCAAGCAGGAACCGATAAAGCAGGAAGGTGTCGTCACAGAGGCACTTCCGAACACCCAATTCCGGGTCGAACTCGACAATGGACACGTCATCCTGGGGATTCTGTCCGGCAAGATGCGCAAGTTCTTCATCAAGATCCTTCCCGGCGACCGGGTGGACGTCGAACTGTCCCCCTACGATCTGACCAAGGGTCGTATTGTCTACCGCTACAAGGGTTAG